Proteins from one Procambarus clarkii isolate CNS0578487 chromosome 40, FALCON_Pclarkii_2.0, whole genome shotgun sequence genomic window:
- the LOC123757778 gene encoding putative uncharacterized protein DDB_G0286901, with product MCRSALKKPQSVNNRPQSVNTRPQSVSNRPQSVNNRPQSVNNRPQSVNNRPQSVNNRPQSVNNRPQSVNNIPQSVNTRPQSVNNRPQSVNNRPQSVNNRPQSVNNRPQSVNNRPQSVNNRPQSVNNRPQSVNNRPQSVNTRQQSVNNRQQSVNNRPQSVNTRQQSVNNRPQSVNNRPQSVNNRPQSVNNRPQSVNNRPQSVNNRPQSMNNRPQSVNNRPQSVNKRPQSVNKRPQLVNSVRGSGHRGRGDQHNIAPHIHNVNNVQDNISLKPI from the coding sequence atgtgtcgttccgcactaaagaaaccacagtcagtgaacaaTAGACCACAGTCAGTGAACACGAGACCACAGTCAGTAAGCAATAGACCACAGTCAGTGAACAATAGACCACAGTCAGTGAACAATAGACCACAGTCAGTGAACAATAGACCACAGTCAGTGAACAATAGACCACAGTCAGTGAACAATAGACCACAGTCAGTGAACAATATACCACAGTCAGTGAACACGAGACCACAGTCAGTGAACAATAGACCACAGTCAGTGAACAATAGACCACAGTCAGTGAACAATAGACCACAGTCAGTGAACAATAGACCACAGTCAGTGAACAATAGACCACAGTCAGTGAACAATAGACCACAGTCAGTGAACAATAGACCACAGTCAGTGAACAATAGACCACAGTCAGTGAACACGAGACAACAGTCAGTGAACAATAGACAACAGTCAGTGAACAATAGACCACAGTCAGTGAACACGAGACAACAGTCAGTGAACAATAGACCACAGTCAGTGAACAATAGACCACAGTCAGTGAACAATAGACCACAGTCAGTGAACAATAGACCACAGTCAGTGAACAATAGACCACAGTCAGTGAACAATAGGCCACAGTCAATGAACAATAGACCACAGTCAGTGAACAATAGACCACAGTCAGTGAACAAGAGACCACAGTCAGTGAACAAGAGACCACAGTTAGTGAACAGTGTACGAgggtcaggtcataggggtcgaggtgaccAACACAATATCGCACCTCATATCcataatgttaataatgtacaagacaacatatcATTAAAACCAATCTaa